One stretch of Pseudomonas sp. NC02 DNA includes these proteins:
- a CDS encoding MFS transporter, with product MLATIRNYPRTVNLLLSATLILTLAKAITFPYLVIYLTNHFALDISQVGLVIGSSLIVGSLLSVYGGFLVDRINSYRLLLSLSVVFALGFIGTVLAREIWSFYSCLILINLAYAVIDIAIKSGFASLLPEDERSEAFSIKYTLTNIGYAVGPFFGAMVAKLDISLPFILSAVLGFGFFLLYWRWGDRTLATVDTTQKPVSFLAVGRVLLRDHRLVCFTVGGLLSAVVFGQFTAYLSQYLVTTTTAEYTYTIISAVLTTNAVLVIALQYAIGRRISHRYLSQWLIFGLGMFMLGVIGFALASNVWWWILAMAIFTVGEIVVFPAEYMFIDRIAPDNLRGMYYGAQNLSNLGAALGPVLCGLVLANLPAHYMFYMLAAFIVGGGVFYFIGASLKARDIL from the coding sequence ATGCTTGCCACAATAAGAAATTACCCGCGTACCGTGAACCTGTTGTTGTCGGCCACGCTGATCCTCACCCTGGCCAAAGCCATCACCTTTCCGTACCTGGTGATCTACCTCACCAACCACTTTGCCCTCGACATCAGCCAGGTCGGCCTGGTGATCGGCAGCTCGCTGATCGTCGGCTCGCTGCTGAGTGTCTACGGCGGTTTCCTGGTAGACCGCATCAACAGCTACAGGCTATTGCTCAGCTTGAGTGTGGTGTTTGCCCTGGGGTTTATCGGCACGGTGCTGGCCCGGGAAATCTGGTCGTTCTACAGCTGCCTGATCCTGATCAACCTGGCGTACGCGGTGATCGACATCGCGATCAAGTCCGGGTTTGCCAGCCTGTTGCCGGAAGATGAGCGCAGCGAAGCGTTTTCCATCAAGTACACCCTGACCAATATCGGCTATGCCGTAGGGCCGTTTTTTGGCGCGATGGTGGCCAAGCTCGATATCAGCTTGCCGTTTATCCTGTCGGCGGTCCTGGGCTTCGGTTTTTTCCTGCTGTACTGGCGTTGGGGCGACCGCACGCTGGCCACGGTAGACACCACGCAAAAGCCGGTGTCGTTCCTCGCGGTGGGGCGTGTATTGCTGCGGGATCACCGACTGGTGTGCTTCACCGTCGGCGGCCTGCTCAGTGCCGTGGTGTTCGGCCAGTTCACCGCGTACCTGTCGCAGTACCTGGTGACCACCACTACCGCCGAATACACCTACACCATCATCAGCGCGGTACTCACCACCAACGCGGTGTTGGTGATTGCCCTGCAATACGCGATTGGCCGGCGCATTTCCCACCGCTACCTGAGCCAGTGGCTGATCTTCGGCCTGGGCATGTTCATGCTGGGGGTGATTGGCTTTGCCCTGGCGAGCAACGTGTGGTGGTGGATCCTGGCGATGGCGATTTTCACCGTGGGCGAAATCGTGGTGTTTCCGGCCGAGTACATGTTCATCGACCGCATCGCCCCGGACAACCTGCGGGGCATGTACTACGGGGCGCAAAACCTCTCCAACCTCGGTGCTGCCCTGGGGCCGGTGCTGTGCGGGCTGGTGCTGGCCAACCTGCCGGCCCACTACATGTTCTACATGTTGGCAGCGTTCATTGTCGGGGGAGGGGTGTTCTATTTTATCGGGGCGTCGTTGAAAGCCCGCGACATACTGTAG
- a CDS encoding CsbD family protein, producing MKSEQVKGAVEKVAGKAQGFLGDLTGDERLQAEGVARQAAGQLQQTYGDALDTVGDFAKQKPLATVAIVAGVGLLLGLLLRRR from the coding sequence ATGAAAAGCGAACAAGTCAAAGGCGCCGTCGAAAAAGTGGCCGGCAAGGCTCAAGGTTTTCTGGGTGATCTGACCGGTGACGAACGTCTCCAGGCCGAAGGTGTAGCTCGCCAGGCCGCTGGCCAGTTGCAGCAAACCTACGGTGACGCGCTGGACACCGTCGGCGATTTCGCCAAGCAAAAACCCCTGGCAACGGTTGCGATCGTCGCCGGTGTCGGCCTGCTGCTGGGCCTGTTGCTGCGTCGTCGCTGA
- a CDS encoding ABC transporter substrate-binding protein has product MFKPLFIASVLLASCLPAAQARDLTKVTLAFPSEGFLYVPIYVAQKQGYFADEGLNVDVIVFQKGGSAALTAVLGRDADAYVGLPAVAVRARTKGQNVQAFAAVQTQFGSTVVIDGASAQKAGVSATSSLAARAQALKGLKIGVTGPGSTTDMLVRYLAKDAGLNPDKDFTIMPIGGAPNMLAAFSQGSINGFSLSPPTITTAEKQGGFVLMDLAKGEYKPLDGFLFTAMIAREDWLASNKVTAEKMVRALWRAEHLIASDPDKARESVRPYFAHTDAAIFNAAWTASLPSYPATPRIEKDGVEKNIRFMNAVESDPVELDPQQVYTNSIVDAVAPTVSTLQGEAK; this is encoded by the coding sequence ATGTTCAAACCACTGTTCATCGCCAGCGTTTTACTCGCCTCATGCCTGCCCGCCGCGCAGGCCCGGGACCTGACCAAAGTCACCCTGGCGTTCCCCAGCGAAGGCTTCCTCTATGTGCCGATCTACGTCGCGCAGAAGCAAGGCTACTTCGCCGATGAAGGCCTGAATGTGGACGTCATCGTATTCCAGAAAGGCGGCTCGGCAGCACTCACCGCCGTGCTGGGGCGTGATGCGGATGCTTACGTCGGCCTGCCCGCCGTCGCGGTGCGCGCCCGCACCAAAGGCCAGAATGTCCAGGCGTTCGCCGCCGTGCAGACCCAGTTCGGCAGCACCGTGGTGATCGACGGTGCCTCGGCGCAAAAGGCCGGCGTGTCGGCCACCTCATCCCTGGCCGCCCGTGCCCAGGCCCTCAAGGGCTTGAAGATCGGCGTCACCGGCCCTGGCAGCACCACCGACATGCTGGTGCGCTACCTGGCCAAGGATGCGGGGCTCAACCCGGACAAAGACTTCACCATCATGCCCATCGGCGGCGCGCCAAACATGCTCGCGGCGTTTTCCCAAGGCAGCATCAACGGCTTCTCGCTGTCGCCGCCCACCATCACCACCGCCGAGAAGCAAGGCGGCTTTGTGTTGATGGACCTGGCCAAGGGCGAATACAAACCCCTGGACGGCTTCCTCTTCACTGCGATGATTGCCCGTGAAGACTGGCTGGCCAGCAACAAGGTCACGGCCGAAAAAATGGTCCGCGCCCTGTGGCGTGCCGAACACCTGATTGCCAGCGACCCGGACAAGGCTCGCGAGTCGGTGCGCCCGTATTTCGCCCACACCGACGCCGCCATCTTCAATGCTGCCTGGACCGCTTCGCTACCGTCCTACCCGGCCACGCCGCGCATCGAGAAAGACGGCGTTGAGAAAAACATCCGCTTCATGAACGCTGTGGAGAGCGACCCGGTCGAACTCGACCCGCAGCAGGTCTACACCAACTCCATCGTCGACGCCGTGGCGCCGACTGTTTCCACCCTTCAGGGAGAGGCGAAATGA
- a CDS encoding DUF4440 domain-containing protein: MGMELAEHLRRLEQELHQCTTRTDAARLSVLLADDFVEFGASGNVWGSKAEVIEGLQDEVFSVRSISDFAMKVLAEGVALVTYRCQRAATDANAAGESLRSSVWRESGGQWQMVFHQGTPTRQRAPV; the protein is encoded by the coding sequence ATGGGTATGGAGTTGGCAGAGCATTTACGCCGCCTGGAACAGGAGCTGCACCAATGCACCACCCGTACAGATGCGGCGCGGTTGTCGGTGCTGCTGGCGGATGACTTCGTCGAATTTGGTGCCAGTGGCAATGTATGGGGCAGCAAGGCCGAGGTGATCGAAGGGCTGCAGGATGAGGTGTTTTCAGTCCGTAGCATCAGTGACTTTGCAATGAAGGTGCTGGCCGAAGGCGTGGCGTTGGTGACGTATCGCTGCCAGCGCGCGGCGACGGATGCAAATGCGGCGGGGGAGTCATTGCGCAGTTCGGTGTGGCGCGAAAGCGGCGGGCAGTGGCAGATGGTGTTTCATCAGGGCACGCCAACACGTCAGCGTGCACCTGTGTAA
- a CDS encoding RcnB family protein — MKSKSLVACLLVAASLSAASLTVQAADTPQKTVQPSNINTRDLKTGDRAPDILMRKESAIADWKKRGLKQPEEDSQWARVNDKYVLLKTTNGTILDITPVKK; from the coding sequence ATGAAGTCCAAATCCCTTGTTGCCTGCCTGCTGGTTGCCGCGAGCCTCTCTGCCGCGAGTCTCACCGTCCAGGCCGCAGATACCCCGCAAAAAACCGTGCAGCCTTCGAATATCAATACCCGCGACCTCAAGACGGGAGACCGTGCGCCAGACATTCTGATGCGTAAGGAGTCGGCCATTGCCGACTGGAAGAAACGTGGCCTGAAGCAGCCGGAAGAAGACAGCCAGTGGGCTCGAGTGAACGACAAGTACGTATTGCTCAAAACCACCAACGGCACGATTCTCGACATCACCCCCGTTAAAAAATAA
- a CDS encoding glutamine synthetase family protein, with the protein MKSHASTLLAEVRTFRQNHPDVRYVDLIALDIPGHFYGKRYPVEMLEKVAAGSPLKLPQNAVLLGAQGGLFKIGDYCFHDGDPDANRRLVPGTLKPVSWEAQPLGQMLITSDGTEAPIEFEPREVLAKVLERLQRKGIHPVVAFELEFYLFDKKLSDGLPQFARDPLSDDADDQPNLHIERLSRFAPVLDDMVETAKAQGIDITVITAELGPGQFEINFGHLEDGLRAADWAALFCRSTRGVALKHGYRASFMAKPYLQHPGSGMHVHVSLYDAAGNNLLAAHQQQPLRHAVAGCLELLPHCMPIFSPNHNAFRRLGGTVNAATRACWGFEDRDACVRIPESDPRNLRIEHRLASADANPYLVLAAILVGLEHGLEAAKEPIAPLNEDRNSGADFPVEMLEAVRAMQHQPTLREGLGAEFVDVYCENKRQDHLAFQQEIHAREYRWYL; encoded by the coding sequence GTGAAAAGCCATGCTTCCACGCTTTTGGCCGAAGTCCGGACCTTTCGCCAGAACCATCCCGATGTGCGCTACGTCGACCTGATTGCCCTGGACATTCCCGGGCATTTCTACGGCAAGCGCTACCCGGTGGAGATGCTGGAAAAGGTCGCCGCCGGCAGCCCGTTGAAACTGCCGCAGAACGCGGTGCTGCTGGGTGCCCAGGGCGGCCTGTTCAAGATCGGCGACTATTGCTTCCACGACGGCGACCCGGACGCCAACCGCCGCCTGGTGCCCGGCACCCTCAAGCCGGTGAGCTGGGAGGCGCAGCCGCTGGGGCAGATGTTGATTACCTCCGACGGCACCGAAGCGCCCATCGAATTCGAACCCCGGGAAGTACTGGCCAAGGTGCTGGAACGCCTGCAGCGCAAAGGCATTCACCCGGTGGTCGCGTTCGAGCTGGAGTTCTACCTGTTCGACAAAAAGCTCAGCGACGGCCTGCCGCAATTTGCCCGCGACCCGCTGAGTGATGACGCGGACGACCAGCCCAACTTGCACATCGAGCGCCTGTCACGCTTTGCGCCGGTGTTGGACGATATGGTCGAGACGGCCAAGGCCCAGGGCATCGACATCACGGTGATCACCGCCGAACTCGGCCCCGGCCAGTTCGAAATCAATTTCGGCCACCTGGAAGACGGCCTGCGCGCCGCCGACTGGGCCGCCCTGTTCTGCCGCAGCACCCGTGGCGTGGCCCTCAAGCACGGCTATCGCGCCAGCTTCATGGCCAAGCCTTACCTGCAACACCCCGGCAGCGGCATGCATGTGCACGTCAGCCTGTACGATGCGGCAGGCAATAACCTGCTGGCGGCCCACCAGCAGCAACCGTTGCGCCACGCGGTGGCAGGTTGCCTGGAACTGCTGCCGCACTGCATGCCGATCTTCTCGCCCAACCACAACGCCTTCCGCCGCCTTGGTGGCACGGTCAACGCGGCAACCCGCGCGTGCTGGGGCTTTGAAGACCGTGACGCGTGCGTGCGAATTCCTGAATCCGACCCGCGCAACCTGCGCATCGAACATCGCCTGGCGAGTGCCGATGCCAACCCGTATCTGGTATTGGCGGCGATTCTGGTGGGGCTTGAGCATGGTCTTGAAGCAGCGAAGGAGCCCATCGCCCCGCTGAACGAAGACCGCAACAGCGGCGCGGACTTCCCCGTGGAAATGCTGGAGGCGGTGCGCGCCATGCAGCATCAGCCGACGTTGCGCGAAGGCCTAGGCGCGGAGTTTGTCGACGTGTATTGCGAAAACAAACGCCAGGACCACCTGGCATTCCAGCAGGAAATTCATGCGCGGGAATATCGCTGGTATCTCTAG
- a CDS encoding helix-turn-helix domain-containing protein, with protein MDKQEELDALAILIHDLRKHKKLTLAQLAQKIERSVGFLSQVERGLSRPTVADLTAISHALGVPTTYFYSLSKPKAVDWVTRPNERRTVYYANGITDILVSPSMHGAFSILDSLLAPGANSGEQTMSDRAEQAGYVLEGELTLWVEGEPDSVTLGPGDSFHLASFAHCRYGNLTDLPARVLWVYN; from the coding sequence ATGGACAAGCAAGAAGAACTCGACGCCCTGGCGATCCTGATCCACGACCTGCGCAAGCACAAGAAGCTCACCCTGGCGCAACTGGCGCAAAAGATCGAGCGTTCCGTGGGTTTCCTGTCCCAGGTTGAACGCGGCCTGTCGCGCCCGACCGTGGCCGACCTCACAGCCATCAGCCACGCGCTCGGTGTGCCCACCACCTATTTCTACAGCCTGTCCAAACCCAAGGCGGTGGACTGGGTCACCCGCCCCAACGAACGGCGCACGGTGTATTACGCCAATGGCATCACCGACATCCTGGTGTCGCCGAGCATGCACGGCGCGTTCTCGATCCTCGACAGCCTGCTGGCCCCCGGTGCCAACAGCGGCGAACAAACCATGAGCGACCGTGCCGAACAGGCCGGTTACGTGCTGGAGGGCGAGTTGACGCTGTGGGTCGAGGGCGAGCCGGACTCGGTCACCCTGGGCCCCGGCGACAGCTTCCACCTGGCCAGTTTTGCCCACTGCCGCTACGGCAACCTGACCGACCTGCCAGCCCGCGTGCTGTGGGTCTACAACTAG
- a CDS encoding AraC family transcriptional regulator has protein sequence MRDIYSVFNSNGAYETGAHAHDEFMLMVPEHGLLRFKDEESGRTTSVIDRQFVLVPPQSSHSSSSLTASQGHVAFYVDPDYMHYALRDLSGDANRLLRVPTLGIWQTSAPLHHLLLAKKAFSQPDLYIDRRRQVAQADHLLLLECLAISLSQPSLQRSSTERHGAMLVRDVKAYVEGNLEHAPGLDEIAETFHMSRRHLTRLFALHTGETVLAYVQRLRLERAQTLLRHTRMSVLEIANNVGYESPSHLAHVFRRVLGVSPDEWRRG, from the coding sequence ATGCGCGACATCTACAGCGTCTTCAACTCCAACGGCGCCTATGAAACCGGGGCCCATGCCCACGACGAATTCATGCTGATGGTGCCCGAGCACGGCCTGTTGCGTTTCAAGGATGAAGAAAGCGGGCGCACCACCTCGGTGATCGACCGCCAGTTCGTACTGGTGCCGCCGCAATCCAGCCATTCCTCCTCGTCACTCACCGCCAGCCAGGGCCACGTGGCGTTCTACGTCGACCCCGACTACATGCACTACGCCTTGCGTGACCTGTCCGGTGACGCCAACCGCTTGCTGCGCGTGCCCACCCTGGGCATCTGGCAAACCTCCGCGCCGTTGCACCATCTGCTCCTGGCAAAAAAAGCCTTCAGCCAACCCGACCTGTACATCGACCGCCGCCGCCAGGTGGCCCAGGCCGATCACTTGCTGCTGCTCGAATGCCTGGCGATTTCCCTCAGCCAGCCGAGCCTGCAACGCTCATCTACCGAGCGCCACGGCGCCATGCTGGTGCGTGACGTCAAGGCGTACGTGGAAGGCAACCTCGAACATGCGCCGGGGCTGGATGAAATCGCCGAGACGTTTCACATGTCGCGCCGCCATCTGACCCGGCTGTTCGCGCTGCACACCGGCGAGACGGTGCTGGCGTACGTCCAGCGCCTGCGCCTGGAGCGCGCGCAGACGTTGTTGCGGCACACCCGCATGTCGGTGCTGGAGATCGCCAATAACGTCGGCTATGAGTCACCGTCACACCTGGCCCATGTGTTTCGCCGGGTGCTGGGCGTATCGCCGGATGAGTGGCGCCGCGGCTGA
- a CDS encoding LemA family protein, with amino-acid sequence MTGTHVIIIFVTVVTLLALYVFGTYRELVALLDRCKKAFGQFKEAEQQLAAAQNASSPSAEIASLESRVAFTRQLFHDSVNNYNTYKHKSPTSVVAELLGHRDDVSLSGFEAKRTV; translated from the coding sequence ATGACTGGTACCCACGTCATCATCATTTTCGTGACCGTTGTCACCTTGCTCGCGCTCTACGTGTTCGGCACCTACAGGGAACTGGTGGCCCTGCTTGATCGCTGCAAAAAAGCCTTCGGCCAATTCAAGGAGGCCGAACAACAATTGGCGGCGGCGCAAAATGCCTCGTCACCCAGCGCAGAAATCGCCAGCCTGGAAAGCCGTGTCGCGTTCACCCGCCAGCTCTTCCACGACTCGGTCAACAACTACAACACCTACAAGCACAAGTCGCCGACCTCGGTGGTGGCCGAGCTGCTCGGGCATCGTGATGATGTCAGCCTGTCGGGGTTCGAGGCCAAGCGTACGGTCTGA
- a CDS encoding ABC transporter ATP-binding protein produces the protein MSAKPFISFAGVQKSFKVEGRQFVAVRNVSLEVQRGEIITLVGPSGCGKSTLLNMTAGLFGPTEGQVHYDGAEVKGVNTRVGYMTQADHLLPWRTVAGNIAVPLQIRRMPKARIDSRVEELMALVGLTGFGESYPNQLSGGMRKRAAMARLMASDPETLLMDEPFGALDAQMRLTLQTELLRLCRKLNKTVLFVTHDVDEAIALADRCVVFAGRPGTIDHVLDIPLGGERNLVQLRSDPRYVELCAALWKRLAPDVAGAADPASLAHSLEVV, from the coding sequence GTGAGTGCAAAACCCTTTATCAGCTTCGCAGGGGTGCAAAAAAGCTTCAAAGTCGAAGGCCGCCAGTTTGTGGCCGTGCGCAACGTATCGCTTGAAGTTCAGCGGGGCGAAATCATCACCCTGGTCGGACCTTCGGGGTGCGGCAAGTCCACCTTGCTCAACATGACCGCAGGGCTCTTCGGCCCCACGGAGGGCCAGGTGCATTACGACGGCGCCGAGGTCAAGGGCGTCAACACCCGTGTCGGCTACATGACCCAGGCCGACCACTTGCTGCCGTGGCGCACCGTGGCCGGCAACATCGCCGTGCCGCTGCAAATCCGCCGCATGCCCAAGGCCCGGATCGACAGTCGCGTCGAGGAGCTGATGGCGCTGGTGGGCCTCACCGGTTTTGGCGAAAGCTACCCCAACCAGCTTTCCGGCGGCATGCGCAAACGCGCGGCCATGGCGCGCTTGATGGCCAGCGACCCGGAAACCCTGCTGATGGACGAACCCTTCGGCGCCCTTGATGCGCAGATGCGCCTGACCCTGCAGACCGAACTCTTGCGCCTGTGCCGCAAGCTCAACAAGACCGTGCTGTTCGTCACCCACGATGTCGATGAAGCCATCGCGCTGGCGGACCGCTGCGTGGTGTTCGCCGGTCGCCCGGGCACCATCGATCATGTGCTCGATATTCCCCTGGGCGGTGAACGCAACCTGGTGCAATTGCGCTCCGACCCACGCTACGTGGAACTCTGCGCCGCCCTCTGGAAACGCTTGGCGCCCGACGTCGCCGGTGCTGCCGATCCCGCCTCATTGGCTCACTCGCTGGAGGTCGTATGA
- a CDS encoding ABC transporter permease, whose protein sequence is MIQVYRLLFLIFLLVFWECVSRWFGVEFFISRPSAVAQSLWKILMNGVFFYHAGITTLEAVLGFFFGSLAGLIAGLVLGRAKLLADILDPFLTAFYSLPKVALAPLFILWFGIGLPMKVILTAAVVFFLVFLNTYSGVRNVSREQLTILRLMGAKERDLLTMVVIPSAFTWVFTGLRLSVPYALIGALVGEIIAANRGLGYLLSDAASQFDTAGVFAALVGIIALALILNTAVKLAERKLMPWKANEAEREVAV, encoded by the coding sequence ATGATCCAGGTCTATCGCTTGCTGTTCCTGATTTTCCTGCTGGTGTTCTGGGAGTGTGTGTCCCGCTGGTTCGGCGTGGAATTTTTCATCAGCCGGCCTTCGGCGGTGGCGCAAAGCCTGTGGAAAATCCTCATGAACGGGGTGTTCTTCTACCACGCCGGCATCACCACCCTGGAAGCCGTGCTGGGCTTCTTCTTCGGCTCCCTCGCAGGCTTGATCGCCGGTTTGGTGCTGGGCCGCGCCAAGCTGCTGGCGGATATTCTCGACCCGTTCCTGACCGCCTTCTACAGCTTGCCGAAAGTCGCGCTGGCGCCACTGTTCATCCTCTGGTTCGGCATCGGCTTGCCGATGAAAGTCATCCTGACCGCGGCCGTGGTGTTCTTCCTGGTGTTCCTCAACACCTACAGCGGCGTGCGCAACGTGTCCCGCGAGCAACTGACCATCCTGCGCCTGATGGGCGCCAAGGAGCGCGACCTGTTGACCATGGTGGTCATCCCGTCCGCTTTCACCTGGGTATTCACCGGCCTGCGCCTGTCGGTGCCCTATGCGCTGATCGGCGCGCTGGTGGGCGAGATCATCGCCGCCAACCGGGGCCTGGGCTACCTGCTCTCAGATGCAGCCTCGCAGTTCGATACCGCCGGTGTATTTGCCGCACTGGTGGGCATCATCGCCCTCGCGCTGATCCTGAACACGGCGGTGAAGCTGGCAGAACGCAAGTTGATGCCGTGGAAGGCCAACGAAGCGGAACGTGAAGTTGCGGTTTAA
- a CDS encoding PhzF family phenazine biosynthesis protein, with product MTPEVHLVNVFPATARGGNPAPTVAVADGMSDADMQQVARDYGHECGFVFAAPVGSEFDFALRFWVPNHEMEMCGHATVGAVWLLDRLGMLHKDRLTLSTLSGPVNARITAAGTPDIQVEISQPKGQVEALNDAEVEAEILSVLGITSNELAPLPIQNACTSRVKTLIALKSVAVLDSLKPDYRRMQQLCERIGSTGLYPYAPSDLEGRQFDARQFPKSSGYPEDAATGIAAAALAFGLLENGLVTADDRPVHIRQGRAMGRPSQISLRFRRDEAGQVQGCWLGGHVEFVEEPA from the coding sequence ATGACGCCCGAGGTTCACCTGGTCAATGTTTTTCCCGCCACCGCCCGTGGCGGCAACCCCGCGCCAACCGTGGCCGTCGCCGATGGCATGAGCGATGCCGACATGCAGCAGGTCGCCCGCGACTATGGCCATGAGTGCGGCTTTGTGTTCGCCGCACCGGTTGGCAGCGAGTTCGATTTTGCCTTGCGCTTCTGGGTGCCCAACCACGAGATGGAAATGTGCGGCCACGCCACCGTGGGAGCGGTGTGGCTGCTGGATCGCTTGGGCATGCTGCACAAGGACCGCCTGACGTTATCGACCCTGAGCGGTCCGGTGAATGCGCGGATCACCGCTGCGGGCACCCCGGATATCCAGGTGGAAATCAGCCAGCCCAAGGGCCAGGTCGAGGCGTTGAACGATGCCGAAGTCGAGGCCGAGATTCTGTCGGTGCTCGGCATCACTTCCAACGAACTGGCACCGCTGCCGATCCAGAACGCTTGCACCAGCCGGGTGAAAACCCTGATCGCGCTGAAAAGCGTGGCGGTACTGGATAGCCTGAAACCGGATTACCGGCGGATGCAGCAACTGTGCGAGCGCATCGGCTCCACCGGTTTGTACCCCTATGCGCCATCGGATCTGGAAGGGCGACAGTTTGATGCGCGGCAGTTTCCCAAGTCCTCGGGTTACCCGGAAGACGCCGCCACCGGCATCGCGGCTGCCGCGTTGGCGTTTGGCTTGTTGGAGAATGGCCTGGTGACGGCAGATGATCGCCCGGTGCACATCCGCCAGGGCCGGGCCATGGGCCGACCTTCGCAAATCTCCCTGCGGTTTCGCCGGGATGAAGCGGGGCAGGTGCAAGGTTGCTGGCTGGGTGGGCATGTGGAATTTGTCGAGGAACCGGCATGA
- a CDS encoding DUF1652 domain-containing protein, translating to MFTLSQLRNCIEEALSPLTCEFTLCRDASLTLKVFDAESGRVDLVVTGISVNKLQTPQEVEKMVDELRYELQSNTVGKLRLDDLPLRPL from the coding sequence ATGTTTACGCTCTCCCAACTGCGCAACTGCATCGAAGAGGCCCTGTCGCCCCTGACCTGCGAATTCACCCTGTGCCGTGACGCGTCGTTGACGCTCAAGGTCTTCGACGCCGAAAGCGGCCGGGTGGATTTGGTGGTCACCGGGATCAGCGTCAACAAGCTGCAGACCCCGCAGGAAGTGGAAAAGATGGTCGACGAGTTGCGGTACGAATTGCAGAGCAACACCGTCGGTAAACTCAGGCTGGATGACCTGCCGCTGCGCCCTTTGTAG
- a CDS encoding PAS domain S-box protein — MSQAVLAKETNRRQLQQIISGLSDGVILAEADQTILWANEAALLMHGVDKVEDLGANTKEYAARFALRYRNNHPLVLENYPLSRVADGEEFSDVVVEVTPTGDEEKVWVHRLRSLVLDDASGEPELLVLILSDATEWASAEQRFEKTFNANPAPAVICRLSDLRYIKVNQGFLEMTGYNRDQVIGHSVYELDVLEQAENKDLAVKRLGEGATIPQMQAELKLPEGGSKLVIVAGQPLDMNEEDCMLFSFTDLEPRRKAETALRQSEERFAKSFRLTPVPTLVCNAANRQVVDINEAFMTITGYTSEELIGKSIEDIDFIDSPQACTQLFTTLEKAGNLDGLDLKIRKKGNELIDCVLSADTVSIQDVPCYLLVLMNITERKRSELELVAAIEEVMQDASWFSQTLIEKLANAKSVNSPNVPNISFTDLTARERDVLGLICEGLADKEIASRLKLAPNTVRNHVATVYSKLGVHSRSAAIVWARERGLFAGELRVKKPK, encoded by the coding sequence ATGAGCCAGGCCGTCCTCGCCAAAGAAACCAACCGCCGCCAACTGCAGCAGATCATCTCCGGCTTGTCCGATGGGGTGATCCTCGCCGAGGCCGACCAGACCATACTCTGGGCCAATGAAGCCGCGCTGCTGATGCATGGCGTGGATAAAGTCGAAGACCTGGGTGCCAACACCAAGGAATACGCCGCGCGCTTTGCCTTGCGGTATCGCAACAACCACCCGTTGGTGCTGGAGAATTATCCTCTGAGCCGGGTGGCAGACGGTGAAGAGTTCAGCGATGTGGTGGTGGAAGTCACCCCCACCGGCGACGAGGAAAAAGTCTGGGTGCATCGCCTGCGCAGCCTGGTGCTCGACGACGCGTCGGGCGAGCCGGAATTGCTGGTGTTGATCCTGAGCGACGCCACCGAATGGGCCAGCGCCGAACAGCGCTTCGAAAAGACCTTCAATGCCAACCCGGCGCCGGCGGTGATTTGCCGCCTGAGCGACCTGCGCTACATCAAGGTCAACCAGGGCTTCCTGGAGATGACCGGCTACAACCGCGACCAGGTGATCGGCCACTCGGTGTATGAACTGGACGTGCTGGAACAGGCCGAAAACAAGGACCTGGCCGTCAAGCGCCTGGGCGAAGGCGCGACCATTCCACAGATGCAAGCCGAACTGAAACTGCCCGAAGGCGGCAGCAAACTGGTGATCGTGGCCGGCCAGCCGCTGGACATGAATGAGGAAGACTGCATGCTGTTTTCCTTCACCGACCTGGAGCCTCGCCGCAAGGCCGAAACCGCCCTGCGTCAGAGCGAGGAACGCTTCGCCAAGTCGTTCCGCCTGACGCCGGTGCCGACCCTGGTGTGCAACGCCGCCAACCGCCAGGTGGTGGATATCAACGAAGCCTTCATGACCATCACCGGCTATACCAGTGAAGAACTGATCGGCAAATCCATCGAAGACATCGACTTTATCGACAGCCCCCAGGCCTGCACGCAACTGTTCACCACCCTGGAAAAAGCCGGCAACCTCGACGGCCTCGACCTGAAGATTCGCAAGAAAGGCAATGAGCTGATCGACTGTGTGCTGTCTGCCGACACCGTCAGTATCCAGGATGTGCCCTGCTACCTGCTGGTGCTGATGAACATCACCGAACGCAAGCGCTCCGAGCTGGAACTGGTGGCCGCGATCGAGGAAGTGATGCAGGACGCCTCATGGTTCAGCCAGACGCTGATTGAAAAACTGGCCAACGCCAAGAGCGTCAACAGCCCCAATGTACCGAACATTTCCTTTACCGACCTGACCGCCCGCGAGCGCGACGTACTGGGGTTGATTTGCGAAGGCCTGGCCGACAAGGAAATCGCTTCGCGCCTGAAACTGGCACCCAACACCGTGCGTAACCATGTGGCCACGGTGTACTCCAAACTGGGGGTGCATAGCCGTAGTGCAGCCATCGTGTGGGCCCGTGAGCGCGGGCTGTTTGCCGGTGAGTTGCGGGTTAAAAAGCCGAAATAG